Part of the Lolium rigidum isolate FL_2022 chromosome 6, APGP_CSIRO_Lrig_0.1, whole genome shotgun sequence genome, CATGAATTATGCCAGACTATACAGAACTCAAATCCCCTAGTCACATAAATCCTGCCACACTAAGCTTCTACAGCTCTGCTTATATCCTCCAGTTCTTTATAGATGATTAAAACACGATACATCCATCATGTTAACACGCTGCTGATAGGATAGTAGAGAAATAATATTGATTAATCAAGTAGCATTTCTTACCAGCTTGTGCAGTTCACGTGGGAACGGGTCAGAAAAATCCAGTAGCACTTCTTCCTGACGTGCACAGTTCATAGAGGAACGAGGTCCGAAAAGTGCCAAACACTTTACCTTATTTATGACACCTTACAGATGTAAGTATACCGAAAAAATCAGCATTCAAACTTCACATGCTATTATTCTAAGAATGAAGGAAGTTAGGATAAATATAACTAATCCAATTGTGACATACAACCTCTCCAAGTTCATACATACATATAGTAACCACTGGTAGCAGCAGCTTACAATACAGGACCAAACAGCAAAGAAACAACGACAACCAACCAAACATAACAAATTTAAAACGATAGAAAATTAACTATTGACAACCCCCTTCAACCAGCAAGCTCAGATTTGAAGCTTGAGCATAGACATTACCTCCTCAACCCCAGTATAATCTTGAGCAGGCCACAAAATACTCCATCACCGAATGAAGTAGATCCTTTCCTAGACCATCAGAACTTAGAAGGCTAGGAAATAGGCTACAGACAAAAGTAGCAACATAAAATGTGAGCTAAGGACAGAAGACAAGGCAATCTTCCAAATGGTCATCAAAGTAGAAGTGATTTCTTCCTTATTAGCTCCATACAATCATAGCATTCTCCAGAGGGGATGTCAAACGGATCAGCCATTGACAAATCATGGGTATGCCTGTTGTGTGTGAAATTATCCCTAGAACCACGACCACATGTCAGTTCAATTCGAGCATCTTGAGAAGCTCTATTTTCAATTTGTAGCAGCCTGCGTTGATTAGCAAACCAGTTTTGCTGGCGGTGGTAAACCAATGAGATTTTCATTTCCTTTAGCACTTTCGCATTCAAAATAAAGAACTTGGCGAAGCTAATAGATGACCCCGTGATGCTGTTATAATTCTTCAACACCACTACTTTGAGATGGAGCTCAAGGCATTCAATGGGATCATACTTCAGGACATCATCCTTATCCCTCGATGGCTGGAACTGGAGACAGAGAGAACGAACAATAAAAAAGAGGTTGCCAACAGGTTAGCGATGTGGTAGTTGGCTAGATTACATGTCGAATCAAATGCTGATTTTGACATCTAAGGCAAGCAACTATGATATGCACTCACAATGACATACAGCCTCTCCAAGTTTGGGAAGCACTTGAGGAAGTTAGCCACTGTACCCTGATTGGGGCCAGTAGATCCAAGAGCCAAAACCCTCACGGTGTGCATTTTGGTTGCCAAGCCGACAACAATCATTTTCTGCAGAAATATAAAACAAGTGCAAGTAAGAACAATAGCCTGCATATATGAATGCTGAATGAGAAATGGTTGAAGACTGCTGGTACCTGAAAAACCATGTTTCCGAATTGAAGTTCTGATATGTCTTCAGATAGTATACCCAATATCTTCAGTTTAGGTGCCGAGATTATCCGTATAGTCGTTGGACCATACTTTGGATCAAGTGGCAGCAACCTCTCGAGGGACGGGGCGTCCTCGACGACCAATTCTTGTAACAGGACACCTTTGTTCCTACTGTCGGCGCTGAGGCCTAAACTCTTGAGAGTTTGGGAGCTGATGCATAGGCGACCGATGCCAAGATTGTCCTCGAGCTCAAGGCTTTCCAGTAGAGTGCAGCCAGAGAGCAAGCTCTGAAGAGCATCCTCCGAGATGGTGACCCTATGCAAGGTCAGCTGCTTGAGGCGCGGAAACTTGAGGGCCAGCTGAACAATAAAGTTGGGGAAAATGCAGTTGTGAAATTTGGCCACGCGGAGTGTGGGCGCGAACCGAAACACAGCCGATGGCAGCTGCCACATGTACATCTTCTTCTTGGCATCGGACGAGTCCCTGTAGGTGTAGGAGAGCTCGAGCTCCTGCAGATTGTCCAGGGCCCGAGAACGAATCCAGCCCACGATCTTGTGATAACAGTCGGTGGTGAAGAGGCGGAGCGAGAAGCGGCGCGCGGGGCCGGGATGCTCGGAGATGATCTTGTGGATCAGGTCGACGGTGAAACGGCCCTTGCTCTTGAGTTCGTAGTCCGCCACTAGGTCCAGAGGAGTGGAGCGCCAGAGCGGGCGCCACCGGCGAGAGATGGCCTGCGTGCGGACGCGTTCCTTGGTGGGGATACGCAAGAGGATTGTGTCGAGGAGGTGGTCGGGGAGGCGGCTGATGAAATCCCCATCGGATGGAACTTGGTCGTCGACCAGATGGAACTTACGCTTCCTGGaagcctgcgccgccgccgccgccgccgccgtcgcagcgGCCGCCACGGCAGCTGCCTCCTTCGCATCTAGTGCCAAAGCGGAAGCCCTCGCAGCCGCCACAGCCGCCTCCTTCGCGGCAGCCTTCTTCTCCTTGGCAGTCGCTGCAGCCGCCGCTGCATCCTTCGCAGCAGCCGCCGCCAAGTCCTTGGCAGCCGCAGCAGCagccgaggccgccgccgccaccgcctccatggCTGGCGAGAGAAGCGGGAGCGAGGGTTTGGGGCTTGGTAGGTGGTAGAGATGTGTGGTCGGGGAGCGAAGATTTTAGGAATCAAGGGTTTGTTGGACTTTGGGGAATCGATTCAACGGCAGCCTTAAAAAAAACTGGCGAGTTTCATTTCTAGCAGCCAACGCTTTTTTTTAGTGGATGGAGATAAGAGTTCCAAAAAGGAAAGCATTTTCCCCGTTCAAAACAAATCAATCAGCAGTATACTCCCTCTATCTTAAAAAGTATGTCACATATCCCTCCATCCTCAAATAACTGGATAACTAGCTTCAAACTTTGTTCAAAAAAAGTGTACTTTATTTTTAAAGGAATGCGTtagggaagcccctacagtgattttgttttcaaaataagaacctaaaTTCGTGTCCGAGGAACTTGAACCTAGGTGGCTAGATTGTACCGTCACTTCCCTAACTAAGTGAGCTAGCTAGGCTCATTCTTAAGAGTGTACTCATATCTTTACAACGCACTTTAAAGTACTAAAATTATTTCTCTCTTATTGCACGAAAATCAAACTCAATAATATTGAGCACTCGTTCTCCTTGTTTTTTACATGCATTTACCTCATTGGAGAGGG contains:
- the LOC124662273 gene encoding putative F-box/FBD/LRR-repeat protein At5g44950, yielding MEAVAAAASAAAAAAKDLAAAAAKDAAAAAATAKEKKAAAKEAAVAAARASALALDAKEAAAVAAAATAAAAAAAQASRKRKFHLVDDQVPSDGDFISRLPDHLLDTILLRIPTKERVRTQAISRRWRPLWRSTPLDLVADYELKSKGRFTVDLIHKIISEHPGPARRFSLRLFTTDCYHKIVGWIRSRALDNLQELELSYTYRDSSDAKKKMYMWQLPSAVFRFAPTLRVAKFHNCIFPNFIVQLALKFPRLKQLTLHRVTISEDALQSLLSGCTLLESLELEDNLGIGRLCISSQTLKSLGLSADSRNKGVLLQELVVEDAPSLERLLPLDPKYGPTTIRIISAPKLKILGILSEDISELQFGNMVFQKMIVVGLATKMHTVRVLALGSTGPNQGTVANFLKCFPNLERLYVIFQPSRDKDDVLKYDPIECLELHLKVVVLKNYNSITGSSISFAKFFILNAKVLKEMKISLVYHRQQNWFANQRRLLQIENRASQDARIELTCGRGSRDNFTHNRHTHDLSMADPFDIPSGECYDCMELIRKKSLLL